Proteins from one Panicum virgatum strain AP13 chromosome 7K, P.virgatum_v5, whole genome shotgun sequence genomic window:
- the LOC120641287 gene encoding BAG family molecular chaperone regulator 1-like, protein MIKLRYSKKLFRRSSSKSSTASSGSSDGGDGGGGGGRRGEIGWEVRPGGMLVQKRDGRGDVEVITVATGFSWHDVSIGATCTFGELKVVLSMETGLEPREQRLLFRGKEREDSDHLHMIGVSDKDKVLLLEDPALKDMKLRAARAAQAMQSPYRPFIKV, encoded by the exons ATGATCAAGCTGAGGTACTCCAAGAAGCTGTTCAGGAGGAGCTCCTCCAAGAGCAGCACggccagcagcggcagcagtgacggcggggatggcggcggcggcggcggccgccgcggggagATCGGGTGGGAGGTGAGGCCCGGAGGGATGTTGGTGCAGAAGAGGGACGGGAGGGGGGACGTGGAGGTGATCACGGTGGCCACGGGGTTCTCTTGGCACGACGTCTCCATCGGGGCTACCTGCACTTTTG GGGAGCTGAAGGTGGTGCTGTCTATGGAGACAGGGCTGGAGCCTCGGGAGCAGAGGCTGCTGTTCAGAGGCAAGGAGAGGGAGGACAGCGACCATCTCCACATGATCGGGGTGAGCGACAAAGACAAGGTGCTGCTGCTCGAGGACCCTGCCCTCAAGGACATGAAGCTCCGGGCCGCAAGGGCGGCCCAAGCCATGCAGAGCCCGTACCGGCCTTTCATCAAGGTGTAG
- the LOC120643067 gene encoding BAG family molecular chaperone regulator 1-like, translating to MIKLRYSKKLFRRSSSKSSTASSSSSSSSSDGGDAGTGRGEIEWEVRPGGMLVQKRDRRGDVEVITVRVATGFSWHDVSIGATCTFGELKAVLSMATGLEPREQRLLFRGKEREDSDHLHMVGVRDKDKVLLLEDPALKDMKLRAALAAQAVQSPYQPFIKV from the exons ATGATCAAGCTGAGGTACTCCAAGAAGCTGTTCAGGAGGAGTTCCTCTAAGAGCAGCactgccagcagcagcagcagcagcagtagcagcgacggcggcgatgcCGGCACTGGCCGCGGGGAGATAGAGTGGGAGGTGAGGCCGGGGGGCATGCTGGTGCAGAAGAGGGACCGGAGGGGGGACGTCGAGGTCATCACCGTCAGGGTCGCCACCGGTTTCTCCTGGCATGACGTCTCCATTGGGGCTACCTGCACCTTTG GGGAGCTTAAGGCGGTGCTGTCCATGGCGACAGGGCTGGAGCCGAGGGAGCAGAGGCTGCTGTTCCGGGGCAAGGAGAGGGAGGACAGCGACCATCTCCACATGGTGGGCGTGAGGGACAAGGACAAGGTGCTCCTCCTCGAGGACCCTGCCCTCAAGGACATGAAGCTCCGGGCCGCGCTCGCGGCCCAGGCCGTCCAGAGCCCATATCAGCCCTTTATCAAGGTGTAG